DNA sequence from the Drosophila sechellia strain sech25 chromosome 3L, ASM438219v1, whole genome shotgun sequence genome:
TGCATTTTTTCCTTGACTTCACTTCACTTTGTTGCGCTTGGCACATTTTCCACTGCCGCGCTCATACTATACATGTGTACTTTCTTTGCACCTCTCGTGTGCATTCGATTTTAATTGAGCAAAGTGGGAGCTTAGCGTGCGACATAGTTTCGAATCTTCTGGCTAGTCAGGTGCCTCTGCTCTAATCTAATTAGAAGCAATTAAAACGCAGCAAATTGTCCCACTGTCCAACTAATTCACTTTGTTTCTTAAGCGGCGAAGCAGTGAAAGTTTTCGGTTTTACTTTTCACcattccatttcgtatttcatttgtttttcggGCTTGTCTTTTGTGTGTGACACGGGTATTGAgtgcattttaattggtttttagGCTTGAAAGAAGCCCGAGCGAAAGATTTACGCACAAGCGAGCATTCGATGGAGGATCCCTTGGGGACCCATTGAAGCGTTCAGCGGAGCACGACTCTCGGAATTTCCAGTCGCCATTAGGAGAACCAAAAGGCGTAGCTCCCCACTAAACTTTAATGTACCAGAATAACTCGGAACGAGTCTATTAATGCAAACTGTTTGTCGGGGTATGGGAATAAAGTTAGCCTTCTTTTGAACTATTAAAAACGATAAACTGACatgcataaattataaatctaTAATTATGCACAAAATCGATCATAAATCTGCCATTAACCCTCCTCCAGATTCCTCTCTATTTTCtatgaatttaaaaagaaGCCGTAATTGgttcttaaaaatataattcgTAAACTAGTTTCCCGTAAATGCTACTCCAACTCAATTTTCCACTGGACATAAATCAGCAACCAACCGCTGGCCACTTTGTAGCTATGATAATGCGATTTAGATCGGTATCAGCTAGTAACTTATGCTTTCCTCGCTGGGATTATCGTGCGCGTTACCTGACCCACTATAAATGCAAATGGCAGGCGGGCGACCCACATGAACCCGCCGGGGGTCAAGCACCTCCACCTGATAAAGCGTGACTTGCTGGACAGGCGCAGACCCAGTTCGGATGTATCGGTATCTGTGGGATGTGGAACTCTTGGTAACCCAATACGCAGCTTACCCACTCCACTCACCAAACGGGAACTGAAAGAAATGCAGAAGAGATAGTGTGGAGTGGAGAATGGAAATGCATGATGGTTTCTTTCGTTTTAGGTCCGTCTGGAGTCCATTGGTGCTGAGGACATCGTCGATGGCAACCCCCGTCTCATCCTCGGTCTGATCTGGACCATCATTCTGCGGTTTCAGATTCAGGAAATTGAAATCGATGTGGTAAGTTGTCCTTTCGCAAGTCGCATAATAAAAGTGCttcattaataattcaaataCGTTTCACTTAGGATGAGGAGAACGAGTCCAGCGAGAAGCGTTCCGCCAAAGATGCACTGCTCCTGTGGTGCCAGCGCAAGACGCATGGCTATCCGGGCGTCAACATCACGGACTTCACCAACTCCTGGCGTTCCGGCTTGGGCTTCAATGCGCTCATCCACTCACACCGTCCCGATCTGTTTGAGTACAGTACGATTGTCAATTCGAAGAACTCCAACCTGGACAACCTTAACCATGCCTTTGACACGGCCGCCAACGAATTGGGCATTCCCAGGTcagaatttttttaaattatcaataataagtcaacaaaattaattgtaatttGTTCGCCCTTTTAGCCTGCTCGATGCGGAAGACATTGACTCGGCCCGTCCCGATGAGAAGTCGATCTTGACCTATGTGGCCTCCTACTATCACACCTTTGCACGCATGAAGAACGAACAGAAGAGCGGCAAGCGCATAGCAAATGTAAGTAGACCTGGGTCGGACCCGGCATCATCTATGAACCTGCCTATAAAGGTAGATGCGGATGCCATTGGCAGAGTCCCATCGTCTCTAGAAGTCGCTGCAGCGTAACGGTGTCCCACAGTTAACGCTCTACTTCACAATGGATTGGCCCCCgatcggattcggattcagattcagattcgggTGGGGTCCAGACCTATACCTAGAAAGTCGCTCAACCAGCTCTCTTTCTCGATCCCCCCGCAGATTGTTGGGCAGCTAATGGACGCAGATCGCAAGAAGGTGCAGTACGAGGGTCTGACCACAAACCTGCTGAGCTGGATCCGCCAGAAGacgctggagctggagcaacGCGACCTGCCCAACTCGCTGGAGGGCATCCAGCGAGAACTGCTGGCCTTCAAGGAGTACCGCACCATTGAGAAGCCACCCAAGTGAGTAGAGGTTCATGACCAGCCGGAAATGATATATCGTATGATCACTGCTCGGATACCCAGAGACCCATATGACCCCTAGTACATCTATTAATGATGCTCCTCTCCTCCAACAGATATAAGGAGCGCAGTGAGATCGAGGCCTTGTACTTCACTATCAACACTCTGCTAAAGGCTTTGAATCAGCCGCCGTATAATCCCCAGGACGGCCAGCTGGTGAATGACATAGAGAAAGCCTGGCAGATCCTTGAGTATGCCGAACATCATCGCGAAGTCGCTTTGCGTGACGAACTCCTTCGACAGGAGAAACTGGAGCAGCTGAACTACAAGTTCGAGAAGAAGTCGGTTCTGCGTGAGGGTTATCTCAAAGAGATGATCCAAGTGCTGTCCGATCCACGATACCTGCGCCAAGTGGATGCCACGCTGAAGAAGCATGAAGCAATCTCTGCAGATATCCTGGCGCGTGTGGAACGATTCAATGACTTGACCGCCATGGCCGAGGAGTTGGACAGGGAAAACTACCATGGCAAGGAGCGAGTGCGTCGCCGAGAGCAGGAGGTAATGGCAAAGTGGCGCCAATTGCTGGAACTGCTGGAAAACCAACGCCTCAACCTCTCCCAGATGAGCAACCTGATGAACCTGCTCCGCGAAATTGCCAGCACCACAGAAGCAGTGCGGGAACTGCAGCAACAGTTCGCCTCCGAGGATGTGGGTCCCCATCTCTTGGGAGTGGAAGAACTACTGCAGGCGCACTCGCTGCAGGAACTCCAGGTTAACACCTACGGAGAGACTCTCAAGCGCTTCAATCGCCAAGCACTGCCCTACAAGAGCTCCGAGCACAAGGACGCCGCTCTGCTGGCTCAACGCCTTGCGGATTTGGAAGAGGCGTACTCGGAACTGTTGCGACGTTCGGCGGCGAGAAGAGCCCGCCTGGAGGAGGCTCGAAACTTCCACCACTTCATGGAGGATTACGACAACGAGGAGTCCTGGCTGGTCGACAAGCAACGTATCTGCAAAACTGGCATCACCGCCAAGGATCTGCGAGCAGTTCTTTCACTACAGCAAAAACACAAGGCTTTGGAGGATGAAATCAAGTCACGAAAACCGAAATCAGGTCAGATGTCGACCGCAGGCAAGAGGCTGATTGGCGAGCAGCACCCTAGGTCCTCGGAAATCCAGAGCAGAATTGATTCCCTGGCGGAACACTGGCAGGCCTTAGAGGCACTAGTGGAGCTGCGCCGTCGCCAGTTGGAAGATGCTGGCGAGGCCTACCAATTTTACACCGATGCCAATGAAGCCGAATCATGGCTGAACGAGAAGATGGCTTTGGTCAACTCCCGGGACTATGGCAACGATGAGCCATCTGCTCAGGCTTTGCTTCAGCGTCACCGCGATCTCCAGGGTGAACTCAATGCCTATTCCGGAGATATCCTTAATCTTAACCAGCAGGCGGATAAGCTGATCAAGGCTGGCATTTGCACCCTAGAACTTTCCGCCGCAGAGCCAGAATTGCCCGAAGTGGAACAGGAGGAGTGGGTGAACGAGACCCGCCTGGTGCCCAAGGAAGTTTGGGAGGACGAGTGGGTGGAGAAGCTGGAGCACAAGAAGGTGACGGAGACAAAGATGTTGCCACATGTCAAATCTCTGTTTCCCTTCGAAGGACAGGGAATGAAGATGGACAAGGGCGAGGTTATGCTGCTGAAATCCAAGACCAACGACGACTGGTGGTGTGTGCGCAAGGATAATGGAGTGGAAGGATTCGTGCCCGCCAACTATGTTCGTGAGGTAGAGCCGCGCCCAGTGGCATGCATTGTACCGAAAGCTGAAAAGGTCAAGTCCCTGCAGAAGGTGAAGAAAACCATACTGGTCAGACAGGTGGTACCCGTGAAGAGAATTAAACCTGTGAGCGTAGCTCCCAAGCCCTTGGTCCAGAGGAGAACCTCTACCCAAAGCATCAATGAGAACGCAGATAGCGTGGAGAAACGGCAGCAGAGAATAAACCAGACATACGACGAGCTGCAGGAAATGGCCCAGAAACGCCATGCCCTCCTGGAGGATTCCATTCACCTGTTTGGCTTCTATCGCGAATGCGACGACTTTGAGAAGTGGATGAAGGAAAAGGAACGCATGATCAAGTCGGACGATGGCGAGGGTGTGGACAATGCCAAGCGGAAGTTCGAGAAGTTTATCACAGATCTCTCGGCAGCATCGAAAAGGGTTGAGGAGATCGATGGCGCTGTGGACACCTTCCGTCGACAGGGTCACTCGCAGCTGGACAAGATCATCGCCCGCCAGCGGCAGATCCACCAGATTTGGCAGCGTCTAAATAATGCCAAGGCCCAACGTGAAAAGAGTTTAGAAGGAGCCTCTAGTGTGGAACTATTTAACCGCACCTGCGACGAAGCCAAGGTTTGGATGAGCGAGAAGATGTTGCAGCTGGACACCGCTGTTATCACTCCCGATCTACGCACGGTTCAAGCCTTGCAGAGGCGCCATCAGAACCTGGAAAGGGAGTTGGCTCCCGTGGAGGACAAGGTTAATCGGGTGACCTACTTGGGCAACTCGGTAAAGAACGCCTATCCTGCTGAGAAAGACAATGTGAATGCCCGCCAACAGGAGGTGCAGGATATGTGGCAGCAGGTGCAACAGCGTGGTAGTGATCTTCGCAACCGCATCGAAAGCGAGGTGGGTCAGCAGGTCTTTAACAACAGTGCTAAGGTCCTTCTAGCCTGGATCGACTCCGTCAAGGATCAACTGAATGCCGACGAGTCCGCTCGTGATGTGGAAACTGCAAACAACCTGCTGAAGAAGCACAACGATCTGGGCGATGATATCCGTGCCCATGACACCGAATTCGTGGAGGTAATTCAATTGGGCAAACAGTTGTCCGATGGCAAACCCAACATGGCAGAGACGGTGGCTGTGATTGAACGCCTGAAGGCCGAACAAGATGCCATTCATCGCGGCTGGGCCGAGAAGCAGAAGTGGCTGCTGCAGTGTGTCGATCTACAAATGTTCAACCGTGAGGCAGATAAGATCGATGCCACCACCAAGAGCCACGAGGCCTTCCTCGAGTATAACAACCTGGGGGTAAGTAGTTTTAGGTTTTGGCTAACTTTTTCTAGAAACTCATACATTTTTCTTTTCAGGCCTCTTTGGATGAAGTGGAGGCCATTCTTAAGCGTCATCTAGACTTTGAGAAGAGCCTAATGGCTCAGGACAAGATCCTTAAAGGCTTCTCAGATAATGCAGACAAGCTGATTTCTAACGATCACTACGATTCCAAATAGTAAGTTATAGAAACCTGGAGACATGGTCAAACCCTAACCAATCCATTAACTTTCAGTATCGGAGATCGCCGAAATCAGGTGCTGGGTAAGCGCAAGGCAGTTAAGGATCGTGCTTTTGAGCGCAAACGCCTTCTCCAAGCTTCCAAGGATTTCCACAAGTTTGCCGCCGAGGCTGATGACCTCAAAGTGTGGCTCCAGGATAAGACGAGGATTGCAGGCGATGAGAACTACCGCGATCTAAGCAATCTTCCTCGCAAGTTACAGAAGCATCAGGCTTTTGAGAGGGAACTTCGCGCCAACGAGGGTCAGCTAAGGAATGTTACTAAGGACGGACAGGCCCTGGTCCAAGCTGGAAATCGAGTGCCTGAGGTGGAATCCCGGGTGGCCGATCTCAACAAGCGGTGGAAGGATCTACTCACCCTGTCCGAGGATAAGGGTCGCAAGCTGGAACAGGCCGCATCTCAGCGAGAACATAACCGTTCCCTCGAGGATGCCAAGAAGAAGGTTGATGAACTCGACGCTGCTCTGCGAAGTGGAGATGTAGGCAACGATTTGCGCAGCTGCAAGGACCTGATCAACAAGCAGCAAATCCTCGAGTCGGAAATCACCATCTGGGATCAGAAGGTAGCGGAACTGGTTTCAACTGGCGACGACATGGCCCACGGGGGTCACTTCAATGCCCAGAATATAGAGGCCGGAACCAAGGAGCTGCAGCAGCGATTCAAGGATCTGCGTGATCCTACCCAGCGTAGGAGAGCCAAGTTGGAAGAGAGCCTGAATTACCACAAGTTTGTTTTCGAACTGGATTCGGAGTTCCAGTGGATCAACGAACACCTGCCGGCAGCAAAGTCCAATGAATTGGGTCAGAATCTGCACCAAGCCCAATCCCTGCACAAGAAGCACAAGAAGTTGGAGGCGGAGATCAAGGGCCATCAgccaatgataaataaggctCTGGTGGCGGGACAATCTCTGATCTCGCAACAGCATCCGGAGCGAGAGCAAGTGGAGAGCCTGTGCCAGCAATTGGAGCAGGCATGGCAGGATCTGGAGCGCCATTGTGGCGAACGGTCCCGCAAACTCGACATGTCCCTCAAGGCTCAACAGTATCTGTTCGACGCTGGCGAGATCGAGTCCTGGCTAGGTGAGCGTAACAACGTCTTGCGGTCTACGGAATATGGCCGTGATCGCGATTCCGCGGCCAAGTTACTCACCAAGCACAAGACCATCGAGCTGGAGCTGGACACCTACTCAGGAATTGTAACCGAAATGGGACACAGCTGTGCTGCAATGGTAGCCGCCAATCATCCGGACAGCAAAGTTCTGGCCGCCAAGCAGCAGCTCATTGAGAAGATGTTGAAATCCCTGCACAAACTGGCCTCCCAGCGGCAGGGTCGCCTGATGGAGAGCCTCTACAAGCACGAATACTTCCTGGAATCGGACGAAGTAGAGCAATGGATccgggagcaggagcaggccGCCTCCTCAGAGGACTACGGTCAGGACTTCGAGCACTTGCAGCTGTTACAGAACAAATTCGATGACCTTAAACACCGCGTAGAAGTCGGAGCAGATCGAGTGGATCAGTGTGAGCTGTTGGCCAAGAAGTTAATCGATTCAGAGAGCCCCTATGCCAATGAGGTTGAGAAGCGACAGGAACAACTTAGGTGAGTAGTGTTTATAATAGGGATTGTATggattataataatatttctctATCTCTGAACATAGAACGTCCTGGGAGAACCTTCTCCAGTTGCTTAACCAGCGTGAGCAGAAGCTTCATGCCGCTGGCGAAATCCACCGCTTCCATCGGGACGTCGCAGAAGCCCTGTTCCGCATCCAAGACAAGAATGCTGCACTTTCCCAAGAACTAGGCAGAGATTTGAACTCCGCTCTAGCACTGCTACGCAAGCATGAGGGCTTTGAAAACGACCTTGTGGCTCTCGAGGCACAGCTACAAGTCCTAGTGGAGGATTCTGTCCGCTTGCAAGCCAAGTATCCATCTAATGCCGCTGCAATTGCCCAACAGCAAGATAAGGTGGTGGCCGCATGGAATGACCTTAAGGAACGATCCACCGCTCGCGGAGATCGACTGGCTGCCAGCTCAGACCTACAGACCTTCCTTACGGATGTCAGGGATATAGTTTCTTGGTCTTCAAATCTGCGAGCTGCCCTTCAAGCAGAAGAACATGTGAGCGATGCTGCCGGAGCAACTGCCCTGAAGATTCAACACGATGCCATATACGGAGAGATTGAGGCCAGAGAGGATAAGTTCCGGTACCTGAACGAATTGAGCGACTCCATGGTTCAAACAGGACACTATGCCGCCGCTGATGTGGAGGAGAAGTGTGCCGCCATGTTGGATGAGCGCCAGAAACTCCATGCTGCTTGGAACAAAAAGAAGATCATGCTGGAGCAAAAGATCGATCTGTTCTGCTTCCTGCGCGATGCCAAGCAGATTGACAACCTTTCTAGCTCCCAACAGGCGGCTCTGAGTAGCTCAGACTTCGGCCAGACAGTAGAGGATGTGCAGAACCAGATCCGAAAGCACGATGAGTTTGAGAGATTGATTCAAACACAGGAGGAGAAGGTGTCTCTACTTCAGGAGCACGGCCGCAAACTGATCGAACAGCGTCACTACGACAGCGCCAATATACAAACGATCCTGCAGGGAGTCCTTGCCCGCCGCCAGAAGGTCAAGGATCTGTGTGCCGTGCGTCGCTACAAACTGGAAGATGCTCTGCTCTATGCCAAATTCGTACGAGATTGCGCCGAAGCTAAGTACTGGATCAATGAGAAGCAAAAGAAACTGGAAGCCGATGCCGCCAGCTATGCGGAGGTGACCAATCTGGACGAGAAAATCAAGAAGCTACAGAAGCACCAGGCCTTCCAGGCCGAGGTGGCTGCCAACCAGGGTCGCATCCAAGAAATTCAAGATACAGGAGTGATTCTTTTGAGCAAACAGCATGAGTCCTCACCGGAAATCAAGCGAGCCATCGAAATA
Encoded proteins:
- the LOC6610629 gene encoding spectrin beta chain, non-erythrocytic 5 isoform X5 — its product is MEYNSVLRSNFSRNEYRRYISYERQSLASQYEPGGYSALQTPTPSNRNSANMTQRDGIIKFENERIKTLQEERLHIQKKTFTKWMNSFLIKAKMEVEDLFTDLADGIKLLKLLEIISSEKLGKPNSGRMRVHKIENVNKSLAFLHTKVRLESIGAEDIVDGNPRLILGLIWTIILRFQIQEIEIDVDEENESSEKRSAKDALLLWCQRKTHGYPGVNITDFTNSWRSGLGFNALIHSHRPDLFEYSTIVNSKNSNLDNLNHAFDTAANELGIPSLLDAEDIDSARPDEKSILTYVASYYHTFARMKNEQKSGKRIANIVGQLMDADRKKVQYEGLTTNLLSWIRQKTLELEQRDLPNSLEGIQRELLAFKEYRTIEKPPKYKERSEIEALYFTINTLLKALNQPPYNPQDGQLVNDIEKAWQILEYAEHHREVALRDELLRQEKLEQLNYKFEKKSVLREGYLKEMIQVLSDPRYLRQVDATLKKHEAISADILARVERFNDLTAMAEELDRENYHGKERVRRREQEVMAKWRQLLELLENQRLNLSQMSNLMNLLREIASTTEAVRELQQQFASEDVGPHLLGVEELLQAHSLQELQVNTYGETLKRFNRQALPYKSSEHKDAALLAQRLADLEEAYSELLRRSAARRARLEEARNFHHFMEDYDNEESWLVDKQRICKTGITAKDLRAVLSLQQKHKALEDEIKSRKPKSGQMSTAGKRLIGEQHPRSSEIQSRIDSLAEHWQALEALVELRRRQLEDAGEAYQFYTDANEAESWLNEKMALVNSRDYGNDEPSAQALLQRHRDLQGELNAYSGDILNLNQQADKLIKAGICTLELSAAEPELPEVEQEEWVNETRLVPKEVWEDEWVEKLEHKKVTETKMLPHVKSLFPFEGQGMKMDKGEVMLLKSKTNDDWWCVRKDNGVEGFVPANYVREVEPRPVACIVPKAEKVKSLQKVKKTILVRQVVPVKRIKPVSVAPKPLVQRRTSTQSINENADSVEKRQQRINQTYDELQEMAQKRHALLEDSIHLFGFYRECDDFEKWMKEKERMIKSDDGEGVDNAKRKFEKFITDLSAASKRVEEIDGAVDTFRRQGHSQLDKIIARQRQIHQIWQRLNNAKAQREKSLEGASSVELFNRTCDEAKVWMSEKMLQLDTAVITPDLRTVQALQRRHQNLERELAPVEDKVNRVTYLGNSVKNAYPAEKDNVNARQQEVQDMWQQVQQRGSDLRNRIESEVGQQVFNNSAKVLLAWIDSVKDQLNADESARDVETANNLLKKHNDLGDDIRAHDTEFVEVIQLGKQLSDGKPNMAETVAVIERLKAEQDAIHRGWAEKQKWLLQCVDLQMFNREADKIDATTKSHEAFLEYNNLGASLDEVEAILKRHLDFEKSLMAQDKILKGFSDNADKLISNDHYDSKYIGDRRNQVLGKRKAVKDRAFERKRLLQASKDFHKFAAEADDLKVWLQDKTRIAGDENYRDLSNLPRKLQKHQAFERELRANEGQLRNVTKDGQALVQAGNRVPEVESRVADLNKRWKDLLTLSEDKGRKLEQAASQREHNRSLEDAKKKVDELDAALRSGDVGNDLRSCKDLINKQQILESEITIWDQKVAELVSTGDDMAHGGHFNAQNIEAGTKELQQRFKDLRDPTQRRRAKLEESLNYHKFVFELDSEFQWINEHLPAAKSNELGQNLHQAQSLHKKHKKLEAEIKGHQPMINKALVAGQSLISQQHPEREQVESLCQQLEQAWQDLERHCGERSRKLDMSLKAQQYLFDAGEIESWLGERNNVLRSTEYGRDRDSAAKLLTKHKTIELELDTYSGIVTEMGHSCAAMVAANHPDSKVLAAKQQLIEKMLKSLHKLASQRQGRLMESLYKHEYFLESDEVEQWIREQEQAASSEDYGQDFEHLQLLQNKFDDLKHRVEVGADRVDQCELLAKKLIDSESPYANEVEKRQEQLRTSWENLLQLLNQREQKLHAAGEIHRFHRDVAEALFRIQDKNAALSQELGRDLNSALALLRKHEGFENDLVALEAQLQVLVEDSVRLQAKYPSNAAAIAQQQDKVVAAWNDLKERSTARGDRLAASSDLQTFLTDVRDIVSWSSNLRAALQAEEHVSDAAGATALKIQHDAIYGEIEAREDKFRYLNELSDSMVQTGHYAAADVEEKCAAMLDERQKLHAAWNKKKIMLEQKIDLFCFLRDAKQIDNLSSSQQAALSSSDFGQTVEDVQNQIRKHDEFERLIQTQEEKVSLLQEHGRKLIEQRHYDSANIQTILQGVLARRQKVKDLCAVRRYKLEDALLYAKFVRDCAEAKYWINEKQKKLEADAASYAEVTNLDEKIKKLQKHQAFQAEVAANQGRIQEIQDTGVILLSKQHESSPEIKRAIEIVLEAWQGLLAELEQRGRGLEEAQDSLEFNSQLDKIEAWIRDKEMMVQASDTGRDLEHCNALMRKLDDVDSDMRVDDQRVKHINQLADKLINQAQVPADTQSVDKRRKDFNYNWRQLQGALNAYRALLGGANEIHVFNRDVDDTADRIAEKSLAMSSTDTGRDLAAVEALIRREEALERDMSAVKQKIDQHETAAKFLIKKYPERGAQHIERKLEELHKSWGNLQALSVKRQSILNEAYLAHKFVSDVKELELWVNDMIKKMNNTQSPSTINDCETQLELHQERKVEIEGRQEAFAGLKQQGEQLSTRPQQQQPENVRKYLLVLEELHQTLNEAWSERARDLTEAHQLQLFKAQVEQVEIWLANKEAFLNNDDLGDSYTAVERLLKKHDEFEKLLHADHVDTLQKFANSILEGEPKDADLIREKLAYILRRKQKLLELSEERKQRLTQSLQLQEFLRSLYEIDRWLVQKLQVALDENYREPSNLQSKIQKHAAFDAELLSNSPRVQSVIHEGERLIRGEHFAKDEIAQQVQLLEGDWLKLKGASQTKKDKLQQAYDALAFNRSVDEFNNWMDEVELQLSSEDYGKDLAAVSNLLKKHERLEADVAHHGELAEQLKQKDEQFFQAEHFLRHEIHERATVSIRRYNTLHEPLGIRRENLEDSLSLQQFLRDAEDELQWLAEKQLVAGSQDLGTSLLSVQGLQKKHNSLEAELTSQEPLIQALLQRGQQMIRDNHFASEQLQYKSELLQKQLVQLRDLAAIRRLRLLDAVESQLFYVEANEADAWMREKRPVLSSSDYGRDEVSVQGHQKKLEVLQRELTAFKPSIEKVAKLATGLIERNHFDSSNIAEKNAQVGQQYEDLLRLAKERESRLGECKKLFEYLRETEELHEWVGDQMAVTASEDYGEDVEHVEQLILAFESFVSNLNANEARVEACLERGDRLIQENNPYRSSIKSKRDETKQLWEELKDLVHARQDALAGAKQVHVYDRVADETIQLINEKDASLISEDYGQDLESIQALGRKHQVFESELVGIQGQVDSVLAEAAKLGEIYPDAKEHIEVKRDETVEAWSDLKEKTAARKNKLSQAEQLQSYFDEYRDLIAWINEMLAKITAPELANSVAGAELLLASTKDHDTEIRTRDETFAKFAANGQQLIKEKHFLAHEVEDKIKVLQARHELLKQTLSKRREIYELNLDTQLFLKDAEILEQWISSREPQLKDTKLGDSIPQVEDLLRRHEDFEKTVAAQEEKFQAIKRITLLEQLFRRQLEQEKISKLQEKERLEKERLEQLKQRELQRLADERRRAEKQHEHRQNAASQEKTPIFSSPMVTPAQTSGPQSPALSQAQLRPPFGDDNEHLALQKSSSSGMFGDRLRRGSADANVKRAESMKVQPKQAKRTPSFTTRRRAQSFRKNQKGEGFDLPPVEIQGSLERKHGLQSGGKKAPVRSWKQFHTVLCGQLVCFFKDENDFLQQKTATAPVNILGAKCERADDYTKKKYVFRLKLPDGSEFLFEAPSLDILNDWVRKISFHASLPPNMQLLSYDESMKQQSSSSPDIKITSSVESPVSSRNSSPDSQRRTSGAQVLDGSATPQMAFLQRQMQQQQQQQQSQPSSPTGGFDQKPPIPPRGAPPVASHRQSQENLVVMRNRQSSNDLQQSATLPAGLTGVQQNGNGKDDNALLTRNSEARQSGWGNTRFESNRPVSLQPDSISFSRVSAESSSESEAQSISSVSGVKGSKGTKEERRSGMFRIFGRKGDKEKEKDKDKRRSSQVPPQ